In the Mesorhizobium sp. M1D.F.Ca.ET.043.01.1.1 genome, ACCGATACATTGACGGCGGCACCGTTGACCTGGAAGGCGATGTCGGCGCGTTGCATGCCCGTGGACGGCCGGGCCTTGCCGATGTCGGGCCGCGCTTCGTTCATGCCGCCACCCTGCCGCTATCCTGGCCGAGGGCGGCACCCGCGGCGCGCACAATGAGCTCACGCGCGGCGTGCTCTCGGTATTCGGCGCTGCCGCGCACATCGCCGATCGGCGACAGTTCATCGATCGGCGCAGACAATATCGCGTCGTCAACCGCGGCGGTGATCGGCTGGCCGCGCAGGGCGGCCTCCACGCCGGCCAGACGGCGGGCAACCGCCGAGCAGGCGCCGACGGCGATAGCGGCATCCGCGACCACGCCGCCCTCGACCACCAGCCGAGCCGCGGCCATGACGATCGAGATGACGAGATAGCGCCGGGCGCCGAGCTTGACGAAGGCCGATGCGCCGACAGCCGAGCGCTTCGGCACGCGAATGGCCGTGACCATCTCGCCCGGCTGCAGCGCCGTGCGGCGATTGCCGAGGATGAACTCGCCGAGCGGCAAGTGGCGTGCGGCTTTGGCCGACCGCAGTTCGACATCGGCATCGAGCACCAGCAGCGCCGGCACGCCATCGGCGGCGGGCGAGGCGTTGCAGAGATTGCCGGCGACGGAGGCGACGTTCTGGATCTGGACGGAGCCGACTTCGCGCGCGGCCGCCTTCAGCGCGTCGAATGCCGCCGGCAGCGGCTGGCGCACGATGTCGGTCCAGGTCGTGCGGGCGCCGATCCGCCAGTGATCGGCCGTCTCGGCAATGCCGCGCAGCGCGGCGAGACCGTTGATGTCGAGGATGTTGTCGCGGAAAGGCTTCGCGCCCTGCGCCGGATAGAAATCCGTGCCGCCGGCGAGAATGCGCCAGCGATCCTCGCCGAGCAGAGCGAGCGCCTCGTCGACCATGGTGGGTTTCGCGTAACGGGTCACGCCTTGCCTTCCCGAAAAGGGGCCTTTCCGAGGGAATCTGCCGCCGTCCCAGTCAGGCAAATTCATTCGTATGCAAATGATATCAACTTCGCGGCGATTGTCAAAGCGAAGCCACCGGCCAGGCCTGTCACAAACAAGCCGCCACGGCTTTGTTATGCCTATGGAGGTTGACGCCGCCGGCCATCTGGTCAAGGTTCCGTGTCCGGTCTCGTCAACCGGAGCCCAAGCCGAGACAGAAGGGAGGCCGCATGGCCGACGAAGCGCTCATCGTCATCGACCTGCAGAACGATTTTTGCCCCGGCGGCGCGCTGGCTGTTGCCGGCGGCGATGAGATCGTGCCGCTGGTCAACGACCTGATCCGGCGGACCGACCATGTGATCCTGACGCAAGACTGGCATCCCGCCGGCCATTCGAGCTTCGCTTCCAGCCATCCCGGAAAGCAGCCTTTCGAGACCATCGAGATGCCCTACGGGCCTCAGACCCTCTGGCCGGACCACTGCATCCAAGGCAGCCTGGGCTCGGATTTCCATTCCGGGCTTGCCTGGACCAAGGCCGAGCTGGTGATCCGCAAGGGCTTTCGCACGGCGATCGACAGCTATTCGGCCTTCTTCGAAAACGACCATACGACGCCGACCGGGCTTGCCGGCTATCTCAAGGAACGCGGCATCGATACCGTCATCCTGGTCGGGCTCGCCACCGATTTCTGCGTCGCCTATTCGGCGCTCGACGCGGTCAAGCAGGGCTTCAAGGCGACCGTGCGGCTCGACGCCTGCCGCGGCATCGACCTCGGCGGCTCGCTCGACACGATGTTGAAACGTATGCGGGAAGCCGGCGTGACGCTCGAAGACCATTCGTCGGACTGACCCACCTGTGAGGCATCGAGGGGGCTTCACGATATCGGCGAAGGCGTTGGCGGCTGGCATGGCCGGCGCACTCCCGATCGCTTTTCCGCAGTCGGCTTTCGCCGCCGAGGCTCACGAACTGCCGGGCGCGGCGATGTCGTTGTGGTGGGCGCTGCCCTTTGCCGGCCTGCTGCTTTCGATCGCGACCGGACCGCTGCTGTTCCATCATGTCTGGGAACATCACTACGGCAAGATCGCCGCCGGCTGGGCTGCGCTGGTGGTGGCGCCGCTGGCGATCGGCTTCGGCATCCCGACCGCGGGCGAAGCGGTGCTGCACACACTGCTCACCGAATATATGTCCTTCATCATCCTGTTGTTCGCGCTCTACACGATTTCGGGTGGCATCCTGCTTGCCGGCAATATCCACGGCACGCCGCTGGTCAATGCCGGGCTGCTGCTTGTCGGCGCGCTCCTTGCCTCGGTCATCGGCACCACCGGCGCCTCGATGATCCTGATCCGGCCGATGCTGCGCGCCAACGACAACCGGCCGTTCAACGCCCATGTGGTGATCTTCTTCATCTTCCTGGTCTCCAACATCGGCGGCTCGCTGACGCCGCTCGGCGACCCGCCGCTGTTCGTCGGCTTCCTGCGCGGCGTCGACTTCTTCTGGACGACAGCCAATCTCTGGCGCGAGACGCTGTTCACCGGCGGGCTGGTACTCGTCATCTTCCTGGCGCTCGACATCGTCCTGCATCGCCGCGAAGGCGGCTTGCCGAAGATCAAGGACCCGACGCCGGACACGAAGGTGCGCCTGCGGGGCCTCGCCAACCTGCCGCTGCTCGCCGGCGTGATCGGCGCCATCCTGCTTTCCGCCGGCTGGAAGCCGGGCATCAGCATCCCGATCCTCGGCGTCGGCCTCGAACTGCAGAACCTGGTGCGCGACGCGATCATCCTGGCGCTGGCCTGGCTGTCGCTTCGCGTGTCCTACAAGAGCCACAGGCAAGCGAACGGCTTCAGCTGGGGGCCGATTGCCGAAGTGGCGAAATTGTTTGCCGGCATCTTCATCTGCATCGTGCCGGTCATCGCCATCCTTCGGGCCGGCCACGACGGCGCGCTGGCGCCGCTTGTGTCGCTCGTCACCTCCGCCGACGGCCAGCCGAACAATCTGGCCTATTTCTGGCTGACCGGAGCGCTGTCGTCCTTCCTCGACAACGCGCCGACCTATCTGGTGTTCTTCGAGCTTGCCGGCGGCGATGCAAAGCACCTGATGACCGAGGCCGCCTCGACGCTTGCCGCGATCTCGGCCGGGGCGGTGTTCATGGGCGCCAACACCTATATCGGCAATGCGCCGAACTTCATGGTCTTTGCCATCGCCAGGCATCGCGGCTTCAAGATGCCCGGCTTCTTCGGCTACATGGCGTGGTCGGGCCTGGTGCTGATCCCGACCTTTTTGATTGCGGGATTCCTGTTCTTCAGGTGAGCCGGGAAACCACCACCGGGTCGCTCTGTTCGCGTGATCGCCGCCATCGGCCTCGAAGCTGGTGGGCCGCCGCCATCGGGGCGGCTGCGTATGCGCGGTTGGCAATTTCTGCTATGAGCGAGGCGAGAGTCCGCGATCAGGTTCGTTTCAGAGCCGAACCGAGTAAATGCTTATCGAAAACACGCCATTCCCGGGGCAACAATGACCATCGAGAAGCTGCCCTATCTGTCGGCCGATTTTCTGGATGGCTTGGAGATTTCGACATCCGACGTGGTTGACGAAATCGAGCGCCAGATCATCGGTCAGAGGCAGGGCGAGGTCTGGTGCGCGCCGAAGGCGGTGGTGCTGCCGGGCGACGACCGCTACATCATGGCGACTCTCGGGGTGGCGACCGAGCCCCCGGTGCTGGCGACCAAATCGCTGGTGGTCAACCCCCGAAACCCCGAGCGGGGACTTGCAACCCTCAACTCAATCGTCACCCTTCTCGACGGCGAAACGGGGCTGCCGCTTGCCGTGGTCGACGGCAATTGGGTGACCGCGAAGCGCACGGCCGGTCTAAGCTGCGTGGCGGCGAGGCGTCTGGCTCGGGACGGTTCGACAAGCGTCGCGTTCATCGGATGCGGCGTTCAGGCGCGCGGCCATCTCGAGGCGCTGGCTGACCTTTTTCCGCTGCAGGAGATTCGCGCCTTCAGTCGGGGCAAAAGCAGCCGCGACGCACTGTGTCGGATGGCCGAGGCGCGTGGCCTCACCGCGGTGCCGAGCGATACCGCCAAAGCGGCGGTCGAGTCGGCCGACATCGTGGTGACGACGGTCACTCTGGTGCCCGAGCCGGTTCCATTTCTGGATGCGCGTTGGCTGAAGGCAGGAGTTTTTGCCACCATGACCGATCTGGCCCTGCCCTGGTTCCCTGACACCATGGCCAGCTTCGATCGCATCGTCATCGACGACTTGGTGCAAGAGGCGCAGATGAGCAGACCGATGGTCAGGCCCGAACGCGTTGCCGGCGACTTGACGGGTCTGGTCAGCGGCGACGTGTCCGGTCGTCAAAGCCCGAGTGAGCGAACTGCTTTCGTGTTCCGTGGCATGGCGGTCGGCGATCTCGCAATAGCCGGCCTGGCATTTGTGCGCGCGAAAGCGACCGGCGCCCTGGACAACTAGTGCGTTTCACCGTTTCACTGAAACGGCGAAACGCCCTATCTCCTTGTTTTTGCGCAATTCCGGACGGAAAACCGCTCACACTTTTCCTGGAATTGCTCTCGACTCAAAATCCGGGGCCTGCCTCAACCCACTCCCACATACCGCCGCACCGCCGATGGATCGGCGCGCAAGGCCTCGACATCGACCGTCTCGCGGTTGCGGCCGTTCTCGATGAATGAGACGCGGTCGGCGACCGAGAGCACGGCATCGACGCGCTGCTCGACCAGGATCGTCGAGACGCCGAGATCGCGCAGCTTCGCCACCGTTTCGCGGATCTTTGCGATCATCGACGGCATCAGCCCTTCGGTCGGCTCGTCGAGCAACAGCACCTGCGGCTCCAGGCAGAGCGCGCGCGCCATGGCCAGCATCTGCTGCTCGCCGCCGGAGAGCGTGCCGGAGCGCTGCTTCAGCCGCTCGCGCAGCAGCGGGAAAAGATCGAGGACTCTCTCACGCGTCGCCTTGCCCTTGCCGCGGGCCATCAGGCCGATCTCGATGTTCTCCGCCACCGTCATCTCGGCAAACAGCCGCCTGCCCTGCGGCACATAGGCGACGCCCGCCCTCGGCACGTCATGCGCGGCGAGCCCGGTCAATTCCGTGCCGTCCAGCCTGATCGAGCCCGCCGTGGCCGGAACCAGCCCCATGATCGCCTTCAGCGTCGTCGTCTTGCCGGCGCCGTTGCGGCCGAACAGGCAAAGCACCTCGCCCTTGTCGAGCGTGAGGTCGAGGCCGTAGAGCACCTGCACCTCGCCATAGAAGCAGTCGAGGCCGGAAATGGTGAGCGCCTCAGCCATGGGTCGCTCCGAGATAGGCGTCCTGCACTTGCGTGTCGGCGCGGATCTGCTCCGGCGTGCCCTCGGCGAGGATCTTTCCCGAATTGAAGACGGTGATGCGGTCGGCGAGTTGCATGACCACCGGCATGTTGTGCTCGATCAAAAGCACGGTGGCGCTTTTGGCGATCTCGCGCACCAGCGTGATGAAATTGTCGATCTCGCTGTCGGCCAGGCCTTGCGTCGGCTCATCGAGAATCAAGAGGCGCGGCCTGAGCGCCAGGCCCATCGCGACTTCCAGCAGGCGCTGGTGGCCGTAGGACAAATGCCCGGCCAGCGTGCCGGCGCGGTCGGCGAGGCCGGTGCGGTCCAGCGCCTCCATGACGCCGCTCCTCACCTGGCCCTTCGAGCGGCCGTCGGTCAGCGTGCGCTGCACCGGCAGGGCGACGTTGTCGAATGCCGTCAGATTGGCGAAGACGCTGGTGATCTGGAAGGTGTAGGCGACGCCGAGGCGAACCCTTTTGTAAGCCGGCATGGTCGTGATGTCGGCGCCGTCGAAGACGATCATGCCGGAGGACGGGCGGATGCGGCCCGAGAGCAGGCTGACGAAGGTGGTCTTGCCGGCGCCGTTGGGACCGATGATGGCGCGGATCTCGCCCGGGATCAGCGCGAAGTCGACGCCGTCGACGGCGCGCAGGCCGCCGAAATGGCGCGACAAGCCCTTGGTGGTGAGCAGCGGCATCACGGCAGCCACCCCAGCCAGCGCTGACGGATGGAGCCCAGAACGCCCTTCGGGGCGAACAGCACCAGCAGGATCAACGCGACGCCGACGATCAGCAGATAGGCGGATGTGAAGCCGCTGGTGATGTCGGTGACATAATACATGAACAGCGTGCCGATGAGCGGTCCGAGCGTCGTCGCGGCGCCGCCGAGCAGCACCCACAGCAACGGCAGGATCGAATACTGCACCGAGGCGAAGCTGGAACCGATATAGCCGAACAGCAGCGCATAGGCAGCACCGGACGCGGCGCAGATGGCGCCGGAGATAACGACCGCGGCGAGCTTGTTGGCGACCGTGTCATAGCCCAGCATCTTGGTGCGTTCCTCGTTCTCGCGAATGGCGACAAGAACGCGACCGAAGCGGGAGCGAACGATGGCCAGCGTGGCGAGCAGCACGACCGAGAACAGCGCCAGCGCGCTCATGTAGCGGACGGTAGGGCTTGTCAGGTCGAGCGAAGCGCCGCCGATGGTGATCACCCGCGACGCCTGCTGGATGACAAGGCCCTGGTCGCCGCCGGTCCAGGCGGCGAAATAGAGGATGAGCAGATAGAAGACCTGCGCGAACATCATGGTGACGATCATGAACGCCACACCCGAGGTGCGCAGCGCTAGCAGTCCGATGACCAAGGCGAGCGCCGCGCCGCAGACGATGCCGGCAATGAAGGCCTCCGGCATGCCCCAGCCGAGATGATAGACCGTCAGCCCGGCGCCGTAGAGACCGGCGGAGAAGAACATGGCGTGGCCGAGGCTGAGCAGGCCGACATAGCCGAAGAGCAGATTGTAGCCCATGGCGAAGACGGCCAGCGCCATGATGCGCGCGAAGAGGCCCTGGTGATAGTCGGGCAGGACGAAGTTCAGCGCGAACAGCAGCGCGATGACGCCGACATGCAGGGCGTAGATTTTTGCCGGCGAAGCATTCCTCATCGCTGGACGGTCCCGAACAGGCCCTGCGGCCGGAACACAAGAACCATGGCGACGACCAGCGTGGCGATGATCTTGGCCAGCGTCGGCGAGAAGAACACCGAGACGATGCCGTCGGAGAGGCCGATCAATATGGCGGCGACCACGGTGCCGCGCAGCGAGCCGAGGCCGCCGATGATGACGACGATAAAGGACAACAGCAGCGGGTCCTGCCCCATTAGGTAGTGGGCCTGGCTGATCGGCACGATCAGCACCGCGGCGATCGCCGCCAGCATGGCGCCGATAGCGAAGACGCCGGCATAGACGCGCTCGACCGGAATGCCGAAGGCCTGCGCCGTCTCGCGGTCATACTGGGTGGCGCGCATGATCAGGCCGATCCTGGTGCGCGTCAGCACCAGCCATGTGAGCAGGAGCAGAACCGCTGAGGCCGCAACCACCGAGAGCTTGTAGCCCGAATAGCCGAACCAGGGCAGAAGGATGCGGTAGCTGAAGGGCGGCTCGACCGGGCGCGCCTCAGGCCCGTAGAAAGTGAGCGCCAGCTGCTGGATGATGTAGAGCATGCCGATGGTGGCGACGATGGTGCTTTCGGGATTGTAGTTCAGCCGGCGCAGCACCAGCCATTCGGCGAGAAACGCCACCAGCCCGACCAGCAAGGGCGCGATCACGAGTGCTGCGACGAAGCCGACCGCCGGATGGCCGGAAATCGCCGTCGAGACCGCCCAGGCGAGCACCGCGCCCAGCATGAAGAATTCGCCATGGGCGACATTGACGATGCGCATGACGCCGAAGACCAGCGACAGGCCAAGCGCCGTCAGCGCCAGCACGGCGGAGGTGACGAGGCCTTCCAGGGCAGCGAGGAGGAAGTGGGGTCCGAAGTGCATTCAGGGCGCCCTTGACCCTCCCCCTTGTGGGGAGGGTGACCGCGCAGCGGTCGGGTGGGGGGTGGGGCACGAGTCGTAGCGACCCCCACCCCGTCTCATTAGCTTCGCGAGCGAAGCTAATTCGCCGACCCTCCCCACAAGGGGGAGGGTAAAGGCACTTCACAGCGCCTGCGTCGTGTAATCCCCTTCCGGCTCGTAGAGGCCGTCCTCGATCTTGGTCTTGTGGACGACCTTGAGCTTGCCGCCCTCGACCTTGGAGATGTTCTGGATGCCGAAGCACTGGTGGATCTTGCCGTTGAAGGTCTTCGGCCCCTGCGGATGCTCCGGTCCCTCGGCGAATTCCTTCAGCGCTTCGGTCGCCTCGACCAGCTTGGCGCGGTCTTCCGGCCCCTTGTAGCCGGCATCCTCCATCGCCTTCTTGACGACATAGAGCGTTTCCCAGCAGCCGAACATGTGCGAGGCGGTGGAGACATCCTTGGGATCGCCGACGGCAGCTCCATTGTCGTCGATGCCTACGGCGGCGCGGTAGGCCTTCTGCGCGGCGGAGTCATCGGGCTGCGCGTAGCGCGGCGAGCCTTCCCAGAAATGGCTGCCGTCGAGGAATTCCAGGCCGGGGCTGTTGATGTCGGTGGCCTCCAGCGAATCCATGAAGCCGAACAGCTGCGGCCTCTGCGATCCGTAGAACTCGCCAAGCTCCTTGACGAAGGTGAGCACGGCCGGGCCGACCATGACGTGGTAGATGACTTCCGTCTCGGCCGGGATCTGCGGGAAGTATTTGGTGAAGGAACTCTCCGTCGGCGGGATGGCGATCTGCGCGATGACGTCGGCGCCCTGCGCCTTCAGCGCCGGCGGCAGGTAGTCGCGATGGTCGTAGCCGAAGGCGAAGTCGGGGAAGATCTGCGTCACCTTCTTGCCGGCGTTGGCCGCGATCCACGGCGCCATCGACTGGATCTGGCTCTTCACGTCGGTGATGCCCGGCTGGAAGACGTAGCGGTTGAGCTTGGTCGAGGCGACGTGGTGGCCTTCGCTGACCACGAAATAGGGGATCTTGTTCTCGCCGGCAGCGGGCGCCGAGCCGATCACGACATGCGAGAACAGCGTGCCGAAGACGATGTCGGTCTTGTGCTGCTTGGCGAACTTGCCGACCACCTCGGCGCCGCGGGCGGGGTCGGTGCCGTCATCCTCGATGACAAGCTCGACCTTGCGGCCGCTTATGCCGCCAGCGTCGTTGATCGCCTTGACCGCGGCTGCGCTCGTCTTCTCGTACCAGCGGCCATAGGCGGCGCCGATGCCGGTGCGGTGCGACTGGAAGCCGATCTTGATCGGCGCCGAGCTCTGCGCCTGGCTGTAGCGGACGAAGCCGGGCGCCAGCGCAAGACCGGCGCCGGCCGCCATGCCCTTCAGCGCGGAGCGGCGCGAAAGCGTGGTCTTGGAGAGGTCGAAAAATCCGTTCTTGTCAGCCATGTCCGTTCCCCTGTTTTTTCAGTCTTGACCAGCGATAAGGCGGCACGATCCTCCGCGCTCGGAGGACGCGAAAATTGCATGTGTACAAACTAAATCACCAAAGCCATGGCCTGGCAAGCGAGCTTCGCTGGGACACTCTCACCCGGCAGTCG is a window encoding:
- a CDS encoding ABC transporter ATP-binding protein, which produces MMPLLTTKGLSRHFGGLRAVDGVDFALIPGEIRAIIGPNGAGKTTFVSLLSGRIRPSSGMIVFDGADITTMPAYKRVRLGVAYTFQITSVFANLTAFDNVALPVQRTLTDGRSKGQVRSGVMEALDRTGLADRAGTLAGHLSYGHQRLLEVAMGLALRPRLLILDEPTQGLADSEIDNFITLVREIAKSATVLLIEHNMPVVMQLADRITVFNSGKILAEGTPEQIRADTQVQDAYLGATHG
- a CDS encoding ABC transporter substrate-binding protein, with the protein product MADKNGFFDLSKTTLSRRSALKGMAAGAGLALAPGFVRYSQAQSSAPIKIGFQSHRTGIGAAYGRWYEKTSAAAVKAINDAGGISGRKVELVIEDDGTDPARGAEVVGKFAKQHKTDIVFGTLFSHVVIGSAPAAGENKIPYFVVSEGHHVASTKLNRYVFQPGITDVKSQIQSMAPWIAANAGKKVTQIFPDFAFGYDHRDYLPPALKAQGADVIAQIAIPPTESSFTKYFPQIPAETEVIYHVMVGPAVLTFVKELGEFYGSQRPQLFGFMDSLEATDINSPGLEFLDGSHFWEGSPRYAQPDDSAAQKAYRAAVGIDDNGAAVGDPKDVSTASHMFGCWETLYVVKKAMEDAGYKGPEDRAKLVEATEALKEFAEGPEHPQGPKTFNGKIHQCFGIQNISKVEGGKLKVVHKTKIEDGLYEPEGDYTTQAL
- a CDS encoding branched-chain amino acid ABC transporter permease; the protein is MRNASPAKIYALHVGVIALLFALNFVLPDYHQGLFARIMALAVFAMGYNLLFGYVGLLSLGHAMFFSAGLYGAGLTVYHLGWGMPEAFIAGIVCGAALALVIGLLALRTSGVAFMIVTMMFAQVFYLLILYFAAWTGGDQGLVIQQASRVITIGGASLDLTSPTVRYMSALALFSVVLLATLAIVRSRFGRVLVAIRENEERTKMLGYDTVANKLAAVVISGAICAASGAAYALLFGYIGSSFASVQYSILPLLWVLLGGAATTLGPLIGTLFMYYVTDITSGFTSAYLLIVGVALILLVLFAPKGVLGSIRQRWLGWLP
- a CDS encoding ornithine cyclodeaminase family protein; its protein translation is MTIEKLPYLSADFLDGLEISTSDVVDEIERQIIGQRQGEVWCAPKAVVLPGDDRYIMATLGVATEPPVLATKSLVVNPRNPERGLATLNSIVTLLDGETGLPLAVVDGNWVTAKRTAGLSCVAARRLARDGSTSVAFIGCGVQARGHLEALADLFPLQEIRAFSRGKSSRDALCRMAEARGLTAVPSDTAKAAVESADIVVTTVTLVPEPVPFLDARWLKAGVFATMTDLALPWFPDTMASFDRIVIDDLVQEAQMSRPMVRPERVAGDLTGLVSGDVSGRQSPSERTAFVFRGMAVGDLAIAGLAFVRAKATGALDN
- a CDS encoding sodium:proton antiporter, which translates into the protein MAGALPIAFPQSAFAAEAHELPGAAMSLWWALPFAGLLLSIATGPLLFHHVWEHHYGKIAAGWAALVVAPLAIGFGIPTAGEAVLHTLLTEYMSFIILLFALYTISGGILLAGNIHGTPLVNAGLLLVGALLASVIGTTGASMILIRPMLRANDNRPFNAHVVIFFIFLVSNIGGSLTPLGDPPLFVGFLRGVDFFWTTANLWRETLFTGGLVLVIFLALDIVLHRREGGLPKIKDPTPDTKVRLRGLANLPLLAGVIGAILLSAGWKPGISIPILGVGLELQNLVRDAIILALAWLSLRVSYKSHRQANGFSWGPIAEVAKLFAGIFICIVPVIAILRAGHDGALAPLVSLVTSADGQPNNLAYFWLTGALSSFLDNAPTYLVFFELAGGDAKHLMTEAASTLAAISAGAVFMGANTYIGNAPNFMVFAIARHRGFKMPGFFGYMAWSGLVLIPTFLIAGFLFFR
- a CDS encoding xanthine dehydrogenase family protein subunit M, which encodes MTRYAKPTMVDEALALLGEDRWRILAGGTDFYPAQGAKPFRDNILDINGLAALRGIAETADHWRIGARTTWTDIVRQPLPAAFDALKAAAREVGSVQIQNVASVAGNLCNASPAADGVPALLVLDADVELRSAKAARHLPLGEFILGNRRTALQPGEMVTAIRVPKRSAVGASAFVKLGARRYLVISIVMAAARLVVEGGVVADAAIAVGACSAVARRLAGVEAALRGQPITAAVDDAILSAPIDELSPIGDVRGSAEYREHAARELIVRAAGAALGQDSGRVAA
- the pncA gene encoding bifunctional nicotinamidase/pyrazinamidase, which produces MADEALIVIDLQNDFCPGGALAVAGGDEIVPLVNDLIRRTDHVILTQDWHPAGHSSFASSHPGKQPFETIEMPYGPQTLWPDHCIQGSLGSDFHSGLAWTKAELVIRKGFRTAIDSYSAFFENDHTTPTGLAGYLKERGIDTVILVGLATDFCVAYSALDAVKQGFKATVRLDACRGIDLGGSLDTMLKRMREAGVTLEDHSSD
- a CDS encoding branched-chain amino acid ABC transporter permease; translation: MHFGPHFLLAALEGLVTSAVLALTALGLSLVFGVMRIVNVAHGEFFMLGAVLAWAVSTAISGHPAVGFVAALVIAPLLVGLVAFLAEWLVLRRLNYNPESTIVATIGMLYIIQQLALTFYGPEARPVEPPFSYRILLPWFGYSGYKLSVVAASAVLLLLTWLVLTRTRIGLIMRATQYDRETAQAFGIPVERVYAGVFAIGAMLAAIAAVLIVPISQAHYLMGQDPLLLSFIVVIIGGLGSLRGTVVAAILIGLSDGIVSVFFSPTLAKIIATLVVAMVLVFRPQGLFGTVQR
- a CDS encoding ABC transporter ATP-binding protein, which translates into the protein MAEALTISGLDCFYGEVQVLYGLDLTLDKGEVLCLFGRNGAGKTTTLKAIMGLVPATAGSIRLDGTELTGLAAHDVPRAGVAYVPQGRRLFAEMTVAENIEIGLMARGKGKATRERVLDLFPLLRERLKQRSGTLSGGEQQMLAMARALCLEPQVLLLDEPTEGLMPSMIAKIRETVAKLRDLGVSTILVEQRVDAVLSVADRVSFIENGRNRETVDVEALRADPSAVRRYVGVG